One Candidatus Poribacteria bacterium genomic window carries:
- a CDS encoding sulfatase, producing MPTTHRPNILLIVSDDHAAPAISCYGSEMNRTPNIDRIGDGGMRFNNCFCTNAICTPARGSILTGKYSHKTGIKTLADTIDHTQERTVAQILHEDGYQTAIVGKWHLGHGGVSDPHGFDYWNVFPGQGAHINPEMIEMGERKQFNGYSADIVTNSSLNWLQNREIDQPFFLMTTYKATHDPFFPNPKHLHLYTDEIPEPPTFNDTYENRADAAAMNTAKVSIMQRKNHLPEPTPEGLEGDDLKRWNYQCYMQNYLRCAHAIDENVGRLLDYLDAEDLAEDTLVIYSADHGFFLGDHGWYDKRFMYEASMRIPLLVRYPREIPAAGVSDQIALNVDFAPTLLNYAGIAISNDIQGSSLRTSLAGEMPTDWRTSMYYRYWMHLAHFNIPAHYGVRTERYKLIYYYGEALGSGGAIDRSTPPEWELFDLEKDPHEMHNVYADPAYAGIVVELKAELERLRDELGDYE from the coding sequence ATGCCAACAACACACAGACCGAACATACTTCTCATCGTGTCCGATGACCACGCGGCACCCGCGATTAGCTGCTATGGTAGTGAAATGAACCGCACCCCGAATATCGATCGAATCGGTGATGGCGGGATGCGGTTCAACAACTGTTTCTGTACAAACGCGATCTGCACACCTGCCCGTGGCTCCATCCTAACGGGGAAGTACAGCCATAAAACCGGCATCAAAACCCTCGCGGATACAATCGATCACACGCAGGAACGGACGGTCGCACAGATACTGCATGAAGACGGATATCAGACGGCGATTGTCGGAAAATGGCACCTCGGACACGGTGGTGTCAGCGATCCGCACGGCTTCGATTACTGGAATGTGTTCCCAGGGCAAGGCGCGCACATCAACCCTGAAATGATTGAGATGGGTGAACGCAAACAATTTAACGGATATTCCGCAGACATCGTGACAAACAGTTCGCTGAATTGGCTACAAAATAGGGAGATAGATCAGCCGTTCTTCCTGATGACGACCTATAAAGCGACACACGATCCGTTTTTTCCGAATCCAAAGCATCTACATCTCTATACGGACGAAATTCCTGAACCACCGACTTTCAACGACACCTATGAAAATCGGGCAGATGCTGCAGCTATGAACACGGCGAAGGTCAGCATCATGCAACGGAAAAACCATCTCCCAGAGCCAACGCCGGAAGGTCTGGAAGGCGATGATCTGAAGCGGTGGAACTATCAGTGCTACATGCAGAACTACCTACGTTGTGCGCACGCTATCGACGAAAACGTTGGACGATTGCTTGATTATCTGGATGCTGAAGATTTAGCGGAGGACACGCTCGTCATCTATTCGGCGGATCATGGGTTCTTTTTAGGTGATCACGGCTGGTACGATAAACGGTTCATGTATGAGGCATCGATGCGGATTCCGTTGCTTGTCCGATATCCACGTGAGATTCCAGCGGCAGGCGTCAGCGATCAGATTGCCCTGAATGTCGATTTTGCACCGACGCTACTCAACTACGCTGGCATAGCAATTTCAAACGATATACAGGGAAGTAGTCTCCGAACCTCGTTGGCGGGTGAAATGCCTACGGATTGGCGGACATCCATGTATTACCGATATTGGATGCACCTCGCGCATTTCAATATCCCCGCGCACTATGGCGTGCGGACAGAACGCTATAAACTCATCTACTATTACGGTGAGGCGTTAGGGTCAGGCGGTGCGATTGATCGTTCTACACCCCCGGAATGGGAATTGTTCGATTTGGAGAAAGACCCGCATGAGATGCACAATGTCTACGCAGATCCGGCGTATGCGGGGATTGTTGTAGAATTGAAGGCGGAATTGGAACGGCTACGAGATGAATTGGGGGATTATGAGTGA
- a CDS encoding phytanoyl-CoA dioxygenase family protein, producing the protein MKYDEINRTFDCEPTLTDTQVLQYCRDGYLQLQGVVSDEINQRTCDYLNGDLPINPCFIPPGITHADLERMRDTHEPSSILLEDWYIEHVLLNRELAGALRSLLGKNVGLPVLVSNHRVECPMPAQGWHHDADHVFGPEINFVEVFYFPQDTPLEMGPTELLPGSHIRSTGRDIAEKGVSSEGPAGSFVIHSQSILHRRGESSAEGLRHMLKYSYWRTVPPTRDWKEEPDFDFQMAEYGGHGVARYVAHMFYWLCGKGDEFRLIGGQAWPWSSVNQIGPSYGFGHTEGYLPNWRKDNPDDYAVP; encoded by the coding sequence ATGAAATACGATGAAATAAACCGCACCTTTGACTGTGAACCGACGCTCACCGATACACAGGTGCTGCAATATTGTCGAGACGGCTACCTGCAACTCCAAGGCGTTGTTTCCGATGAAATTAACCAGCGTACATGTGATTATCTCAATGGCGACTTACCGATAAACCCGTGCTTTATTCCACCGGGTATAACACACGCCGATTTAGAACGCATGCGGGATACACATGAGCCGAGTTCCATCTTGCTCGAAGACTGGTACATCGAGCATGTGCTGCTGAATCGTGAACTTGCCGGTGCCTTGCGTTCGCTGCTTGGTAAGAATGTCGGGTTACCCGTGCTGGTCAGCAATCATCGTGTCGAGTGTCCGATGCCTGCACAAGGGTGGCATCATGATGCGGATCACGTCTTTGGACCCGAAATTAACTTTGTTGAGGTCTTCTACTTCCCGCAAGATACACCCTTGGAAATGGGTCCGACGGAACTCTTACCCGGTTCGCATATTCGCTCAACAGGTCGAGATATAGCCGAGAAAGGCGTTTCAAGCGAGGGACCCGCGGGTTCTTTTGTTATCCATTCGCAGAGCATCCTCCATCGCCGTGGGGAATCTTCTGCGGAAGGGTTGCGCCACATGTTGAAATACAGTTACTGGCGGACAGTACCACCGACACGGGATTGGAAGGAAGAACCTGATTTTGATTTTCAGATGGCGGAGTATGGCGGACACGGTGTTGCGAGATATGTGGCACACATGTTCTATTGGCTCTGCGGTAAAGGTGATGAATTTCGTCTGATAGGTGGGCAAGCGTGGCCCTGGTCAAGCGTGAACCAAATCGGACCTTCTTACGGCTTTGGGCATACAGAGGGATATCTCCCGAATTGGCGGAAAGACAACCCAGACGATTATGCCGTGCCGTAG
- a CDS encoding helix-turn-helix transcriptional regulator, with amino-acid sequence MAEYINGINPDILKWARERSGYAVEAIAAFLKKDASIVNDWESGERAPTYIQLEKLADKYKRPIALFFFPEPPDEPNIAEHLEQGFSMDSYQEKIGVSNVNSGNLRNLQ; translated from the coding sequence ATGGCTGAATACATTAATGGGATCAACCCTGACATCCTCAAATGGGCGCGCGAACGTTCCGGTTATGCCGTGGAAGCGATTGCCGCGTTTTTGAAAAAAGATGCCTCAATCGTCAATGATTGGGAATCGGGAGAACGCGCGCCGACTTATATTCAACTCGAGAAATTAGCGGATAAATACAAGCGTCCCATCGCCCTCTTTTTTTTTCCAGAACCGCCCGACGAACCGAATATTGCCGAGCACCTCGAGCAAGGATTCAGTATGGATTCATATCAAGAGAAAATTGGAGTTTCTAACGTTAACTCAGGGAACCTAAGGAACCTACAATGA
- a CDS encoding Gfo/Idh/MocA family oxidoreductase, with the protein MSNNLRFGVVGLGMGMNRSNVIHSTDGAELVAVADLVEDRRKTAEERFGCESHDDALEMFDRDDIDVAMIMTPSGLHGKFGEEAARRGKHVITTKPMDVSVENCNSLIKTCEDNDVKLLVDFGERYGTHNRRIQQVLETGALGRPLLCELRMKWKRPDSYYVGWHGTWELDGGGSIMNQGVHYIDLMLWFMGPVKRVIGAHFDVYDHENCETEDMTSAILEFENGALGHVLTTTTYPGGNVSMIHIHGEKGIVGLGPEMWQFDDDDEPNIDLPPYPNSVIEDALRVINDGASPAVDGYEGRRSVALNMAIYECARTGKVVELS; encoded by the coding sequence ATGTCTAATAATCTACGTTTTGGCGTTGTCGGTTTAGGTATGGGTATGAACCGCTCCAATGTAATTCACAGCACAGATGGCGCAGAACTCGTTGCTGTAGCAGATTTAGTTGAAGATCGGCGCAAGACAGCTGAAGAACGCTTCGGCTGCGAAAGCCATGACGATGCCCTTGAGATGTTCGACCGCGATGACATTGACGTGGCAATGATTATGACTCCGAGCGGTCTTCACGGCAAATTTGGAGAGGAAGCGGCACGCCGCGGTAAACACGTCATCACTACAAAACCGATGGATGTCAGCGTCGAGAATTGTAACTCCCTCATTAAAACATGCGAAGACAACGATGTCAAGCTGCTTGTTGACTTCGGTGAACGCTACGGTACACACAACCGCAGGATCCAACAAGTACTGGAAACGGGTGCGCTCGGTAGACCGTTGCTGTGCGAACTCCGCATGAAATGGAAACGTCCAGATAGCTACTACGTCGGTTGGCACGGCACATGGGAACTTGATGGCGGCGGCTCCATCATGAACCAAGGTGTGCATTACATTGATCTAATGCTCTGGTTTATGGGTCCCGTCAAACGGGTCATCGGTGCGCATTTTGATGTCTATGACCACGAAAATTGCGAAACAGAGGATATGACCTCAGCGATTCTCGAATTTGAAAATGGCGCACTCGGTCACGTCCTAACAACGACCACATATCCCGGCGGTAACGTCTCAATGATTCACATCCACGGCGAAAAAGGGATCGTCGGTCTCGGACCGGAGATGTGGCAGTTCGACGACGACGATGAACCGAATATTGACCTTCCGCCTTATCCGAATAGTGTAATTGAGGACGCACTCCGTGTTATTAATGATGGCGCGTCCCCAGCGGTTGATGGCTATGAGGGCAGACGCTCCGTCGCGCTCAACATGGCTATCTACGAATGCGCACGCACCGGTAAAGTGGTTGAATTGTCATAA
- a CDS encoding phytanoyl-CoA dioxygenase family protein, whose amino-acid sequence MTPKQKYLFDLRGYLHLEKVLTPEELSNAQAAIERLVQAAPDELPPGISRGGEGFSNGFSADKSLEALTLHPTTWPIIKELTFNKPRFNRGSLVVNTHERPEMTPLHSAGEGFRWTRRYEVKNDQIFTNDIVAFFYFTDVYPGDGGLIVLPGSHKRNFKRPENLFFSKPDNPDAPLHPALVNVAPKAGDVVIITEMLTHGVLVWKPKDRDRRFLILRYKTQFFQDERGIRELFPPEVMERLSPETKALAAYGSEWEIKDLVKQDNVRLTI is encoded by the coding sequence ATGACCCCGAAACAGAAATATCTCTTTGACTTACGCGGCTACCTGCATTTAGAGAAGGTCTTAACACCGGAAGAACTTAGTAACGCACAAGCAGCCATTGAACGGCTTGTGCAGGCAGCCCCAGATGAATTGCCTCCTGGAATTAGTCGAGGTGGCGAAGGTTTTTCAAACGGGTTTTCAGCGGATAAATCGCTCGAAGCGTTGACGCTCCACCCCACCACATGGCCCATCATTAAAGAGTTGACTTTCAATAAGCCGCGTTTCAATCGTGGGTCGCTTGTTGTCAATACGCACGAACGCCCAGAGATGACACCACTGCATTCTGCCGGTGAAGGTTTCCGATGGACACGACGGTATGAAGTCAAAAACGATCAAATTTTCACGAACGACATCGTTGCCTTCTTCTATTTCACGGATGTCTATCCAGGGGACGGTGGCTTGATAGTTTTGCCTGGTTCTCATAAACGCAATTTTAAGCGTCCGGAAAACCTGTTTTTCTCTAAACCTGACAATCCAGATGCTCCACTCCACCCAGCTCTTGTCAATGTGGCACCGAAAGCGGGAGATGTTGTGATTATCACCGAGATGTTGACACACGGTGTGCTGGTCTGGAAACCGAAAGATCGGGATCGACGGTTTTTGATCTTGCGGTATAAGACGCAGTTTTTTCAAGACGAGCGCGGGATCCGAGAACTCTTTCCGCCAGAAGTGATGGAGAGACTCTCTCCAGAAACGAAAGCGTTGGCGGCTTACGGGTCAGAATGGGAAATCAAGGACCTCGTAAAACAGGACAATGTGAGGTTAACTATATAG
- a CDS encoding CRTAC1 family protein, with the protein MRYKKLTGLFLAIFILYAGPQPIFSQADGIRFTDVTAELGIEFRHTNGESGEKYFIEPIGSGAALFDFDNDGDLDLYLVNGSNLPGTTSPMSPTNRLYRNDGDTFTDVTLEASVGDTGYGLGCCVADYNNDGFTDLYVTNFGANVLYHNNGDGTFTDVTESAGVDGTQFSSGCAFVDLDADGYLDLYVVNYVQFDPKTNPECTRQGIRTYCTPEALEGAADILYRNNGDGTFTDVTAEAGISGADGKGLGVVCGDIDNDGDVDIFVANDTTPNFLYRNDSDTAIKMMEDALFAGVALSEEGRAYSGMGANLGDFDNDGYLDIVITNFQDQTNSLYHNAQSSFFNEVSFAKGIGERSLRYLAWGVDFADFNNDGWLDLFVANGHLDNNVAEIDPIGTYAQPNQLFLSDRGRNFAESVDMAITEQKVSRGTAFGDIDNDGDVDIVVSNLKDAPTILRNDSDKASQWLSVKLVGTHCNRDAIGARVTVVSGNLAQIREVKSGSGYLSQNDLRLHFGLGDATQVDTLIVRWLCGKIQTLQAIETNQVLIISEK; encoded by the coding sequence ATGCGTTACAAAAAATTAACCGGACTATTTCTGGCAATCTTTATCCTTTACGCCGGACCACAGCCCATCTTTTCACAAGCAGATGGGATACGTTTCACCGATGTAACAGCGGAACTCGGTATTGAATTTCGTCATACCAATGGCGAAAGTGGCGAAAAATACTTTATTGAACCCATCGGTAGTGGGGCTGCCCTCTTCGATTTTGACAATGATGGAGATTTGGATCTCTACCTCGTCAATGGCAGCAACTTGCCCGGTACAACCTCACCTATGTCGCCAACCAACCGCCTCTATCGCAACGATGGGGACACCTTTACCGATGTAACTCTTGAAGCCTCTGTCGGTGATACAGGGTACGGGTTGGGGTGTTGTGTTGCTGATTATAACAATGACGGTTTTACCGATCTCTACGTAACGAACTTCGGCGCAAATGTCCTCTATCACAATAACGGTGATGGCACTTTTACAGATGTCACCGAGTCCGCCGGAGTTGATGGAACTCAGTTTAGCAGCGGTTGCGCTTTTGTAGACCTTGATGCAGACGGGTATCTGGATCTCTATGTCGTCAACTATGTTCAATTCGATCCGAAGACAAACCCGGAATGCACTCGGCAAGGGATTCGGACGTATTGCACGCCGGAAGCATTGGAAGGTGCTGCGGATATCCTCTATCGGAACAACGGGGACGGCACTTTCACAGATGTGACGGCAGAGGCGGGCATCAGTGGTGCTGATGGAAAAGGGTTGGGTGTTGTCTGCGGTGATATAGATAACGATGGCGATGTCGATATTTTCGTTGCAAACGATACCACCCCGAATTTCCTCTATCGCAACGACAGCGACACTGCTATTAAGATGATGGAGGATGCACTTTTCGCAGGTGTTGCGCTCAGCGAGGAGGGGCGCGCCTATAGCGGAATGGGTGCGAATCTCGGCGATTTCGACAACGACGGCTATCTCGATATCGTAATCACAAATTTTCAGGATCAGACGAATAGTCTCTATCACAACGCACAGAGCAGCTTTTTCAACGAGGTGAGTTTCGCTAAAGGTATCGGTGAGAGAAGTCTCCGCTATTTGGCGTGGGGTGTCGATTTCGCCGATTTTAACAATGACGGTTGGTTGGATCTGTTCGTTGCCAATGGGCACTTGGACAATAATGTCGCGGAGATTGATCCGATTGGCACATATGCGCAACCCAATCAACTTTTTCTGAGCGACCGCGGTCGCAATTTTGCGGAGTCCGTTGATATGGCAATAACGGAGCAAAAGGTGAGTCGTGGCACCGCATTCGGTGACATAGATAACGATGGCGATGTGGATATTGTTGTCTCTAATCTTAAAGACGCACCGACTATTTTGCGGAACGATAGTGACAAAGCATCGCAGTGGTTAAGTGTCAAGTTAGTCGGCACGCATTGTAACCGAGATGCAATTGGTGCGCGGGTAACGGTCGTATCTGGAAACTTGGCACAGATACGTGAGGTCAAAAGCGGTTCGGGTTACCTCAGTCAAAACGATCTCCGCCTACATTTCGGATTAGGCGACGCTACACAGGTTGATACCCTGATAGTGCGATGGCTCTGCGGCAAAATCCAAACCTTACAAGCTATTGAAACGAATCAGGTGCTTATTATTTCCGAAAAATAG
- the mtaB gene encoding tRNA (N(6)-L-threonylcarbamoyladenosine(37)-C(2))-methylthiotransferase MtaB, whose product MKTAKLITMGCKANQYDTQSMRETLQRNGYRLVDAEMSGQQTDLYLINTCTVTNVADQKARQAIRRAIRQYPNAKVLVTGCYAESDREAIEEIPGVTFVFGNREKADFQNYLDILNAETSSSTEEVPHTSNPLLSIEPVQHDAIREHARFSKGVSDAGKRTRALIKVQDGCSAFCTYCIIPYVRGRMTSRPLDDIAEEAQRIADSGIKEVVITGVHLGAYGMDTGRDKDIADILEHIHDIEGIERIRFSSIEPMYFPDILGERMAALPKCMPHFHLPLQAGSDAVLRQMRRRYTTTEFAHLVGNLRRGFGDDVGITTDIMVGFPGETDAHFEASCQFVEDIGFSQLHVFRYSPRKGTPAATYPDQVSPHISAARSQTMIALGERLNTAFRRRMLGKQKEVLIEASREGENDHLAGFTDNYLRVLIDAPESAINQIQRVTLGSLEGDCIAAA is encoded by the coding sequence ATGAAAACCGCAAAACTGATTACGATGGGATGTAAGGCGAACCAATACGATACGCAATCCATGCGTGAGACACTCCAGCGCAACGGATATAGGCTTGTTGACGCGGAGATGTCGGGACAGCAGACAGACCTCTATCTCATCAATACATGCACCGTAACGAACGTCGCCGATCAGAAGGCACGGCAAGCGATTCGGAGGGCGATCCGCCAGTATCCGAACGCAAAAGTGCTGGTTACAGGCTGCTATGCCGAAAGCGATCGCGAGGCGATTGAAGAGATACCGGGTGTGACGTTTGTTTTCGGTAACCGAGAAAAAGCGGATTTTCAAAATTACCTGGACATATTAAACGCCGAAACGTCATCATCTACGGAAGAAGTACCCCACACATCAAACCCGCTTCTCTCCATAGAACCCGTACAGCACGATGCCATCCGCGAACATGCACGCTTCAGCAAAGGCGTTAGCGATGCTGGCAAACGCACACGCGCGCTCATCAAGGTGCAAGATGGCTGCAGTGCATTCTGCACCTACTGTATCATCCCTTACGTACGCGGTCGGATGACAAGCCGTCCGCTTGATGACATCGCTGAGGAAGCACAGCGCATCGCCGACAGTGGCATCAAAGAGGTCGTTATCACCGGCGTGCATTTGGGTGCCTACGGCATGGATACCGGTAGGGACAAGGACATCGCTGACATCTTAGAGCACATCCACGACATTGAAGGCATCGAACGGATCCGTTTCAGCTCAATTGAGCCGATGTACTTTCCGGATATCCTCGGTGAACGGATGGCGGCATTGCCGAAATGTATGCCCCACTTTCATCTCCCACTACAAGCCGGTTCGGATGCGGTACTACGACAGATGCGTCGGCGTTATACCACTACAGAGTTTGCGCATCTCGTTGGGAACTTACGACGGGGCTTTGGTGATGATGTTGGGATCACTACCGATATTATGGTCGGGTTTCCCGGTGAAACGGACGCACACTTTGAAGCATCCTGCCAATTCGTTGAAGATATCGGCTTCAGTCAATTGCATGTGTTCCGCTACTCTCCCCGAAAAGGCACACCCGCCGCGACCTACCCGGACCAAGTGTCGCCACATATCTCCGCTGCACGGAGCCAAACGATGATTGCACTCGGCGAACGTCTTAACACAGCGTTTCGACGACGGATGCTTGGGAAACAGAAAGAGGTGTTGATCGAAGCGAGCAGAGAAGGCGAAAATGACCACCTCGCTGGTTTTACTGACAATTACCTCCGCGTCCTCATTGATGCCCCAGAGAGCGCAATCAATCAGATCCAGCGTGTCACCCTCGGTTCGTTAGAAGGGGACTGCATCGCTGCCGCCTAA
- a CDS encoding PIN domain-containing protein has product MERLVYLVDTNIFLEALLRQERAAEVESFFQLIDLDTIFMTDFSVYSIGIALFRVKNFTIFTRFVEDMIVDGISILSLTPEDLKTLNLPTQKFNLDFDDVYQYAVAEKYDLQIVSFDKDFDLTERGRKEPVDVLKGASN; this is encoded by the coding sequence ATGGAGAGATTAGTGTATCTTGTAGATACCAATATCTTTCTTGAAGCATTGTTGCGTCAAGAGAGGGCAGCAGAAGTCGAGTCATTTTTCCAGTTGATTGATTTAGACACAATCTTCATGACAGATTTCTCTGTTTATTCGATTGGCATCGCTTTGTTTCGAGTAAAGAATTTTACAATTTTCACTCGCTTTGTGGAAGATATGATTGTTGATGGCATTAGTATACTTTCACTCACTCCAGAGGATCTTAAGACATTAAACCTACCCACTCAAAAATTCAATCTCGATTTTGATGATGTTTATCAATATGCGGTTGCTGAGAAATACGATCTACAGATTGTTAGCTTTGATAAGGACTTCGATTTGACAGAGAGGGGCCGAAAGGAGCCTGTTGATGTCCTAAAAGGAGCATCCAACTGA
- a CDS encoding DUF2281 domain-containing protein, protein MESIIIEKLKLLPPECHKEVIHFIDTLLTEKVSQEKKKPKLDWIGALEEYRDQYTALELQKKTLEWRD, encoded by the coding sequence ATGGAATCGATCATTATTGAAAAACTCAAACTGTTACCTCCTGAATGTCATAAGGAAGTGATCCATTTCATTGATACCCTTCTAACCGAAAAAGTTTCACAAGAAAAAAAGAAACCAAAGTTAGATTGGATTGGTGCTTTGGAAGAATATCGGGACCAGTATACAGCACTTGAACTTCAAAAGAAAACATTGGAATGGAGAGATTAG
- a CDS encoding GNAT family N-acetyltransferase, with protein sequence MEIIKAKLSDTKRLAELNRCLIEDEQHPNPMNIAELTERIKAWLATDYICYTVKENGDIVAYCLYRDDGGYYYMRQLYVDRAHRRKGIATQLLDWLYENVWTDKKVRLDVLVHNEDAVAFYKRYGFRIGVYRMEK encoded by the coding sequence ATGGAAATCATTAAAGCAAAACTAAGTGATACCAAAAGACTTGCCGAACTGAACAGATGCCTCATTGAGGACGAACAGCACCCCAATCCGATGAACATAGCCGAACTCACCGAACGGATAAAAGCGTGGTTGGCAACCGACTATATCTGCTATACGGTCAAGGAGAACGGAGATATCGTCGCGTATTGTCTATACAGAGATGACGGCGGATACTATTATATGCGGCAATTGTACGTGGACAGAGCGCATCGGCGAAAAGGCATCGCTACGCAGCTGCTGGATTGGTTGTACGAAAACGTATGGACGGATAAGAAAGTCAGATTGGATGTACTCGTCCATAACGAAGATGCCGTTGCCTTTTACAAGCGTTACGGCTTCAGAATCGGTGTCTATAGAATGGAGAAATAA